The genomic region ATTTTGGAAAACCGCCGTACAGAAGATGCGGAAAATTCTTTTCTAATGTCACTCCTTCCTCAAATCCGCAGTTTAACCGAGGAACAAAAAAGCAGGGTTTACATTGAATTTTTGACTGTTCTTTAAAGAGTTAAATATTCTACTCCACCTCAAATGCAACACATACCTTCTCAAGTAAGCACTGGTCATATTCCTTTTAACTATtcctattataattcaaatcaaACTTCACCTGCATTTTCTTCAACTTCATTAAACTCGAATATAAACCCACCTCAAATTGAAACTATAAATCATTCTTTGCATTCTTATTACTCTCAGTATAATCCTCAAACATCTGCATCTTCCTCACATTCCGTTAATACATTTCAACATtctgattttgaaaataacaataattaattacacatCATCATGATCATATAACCTATCATGTTTATTCAAGTTTATTTAAGGaagttacttataatttaactattataattattattatttttttttttttttgtaagaattttataaaaaggcattatattatttaaatataaagtgttttgaattattataaggtttattagttattattttgtattacgtCTAAGTGACAATATtgcatattgttatacatattaaattcactacacacatatttatatttgttgagTAACACGCTGTACGcgcaaatatattgtataaatattatattatgtttcatgtataatatataagtatctaaGTAATTGTAggtaagaaaatttaaatagttttgatttttcgAGTATAAAATGGAGTATTGGAGTATTAgcttatttagttataaatacctaataattacacaaaaaaCTTTATTCAAGTTTAATAGCATCCGAaccctaattaaaatataacatttaggttaggttactaTGTATTAGAATGATGGCAACTagcaagtataattatatttgaaaacaatacattttaattatttaaaaattaattaaactattgtctattatgcagacttgtaaaaactaaaaaaaataaatattgataacttCAATTCCAGATTCTATTTCAGGAATAAATATTCCTCATCAAGTCTTCGATGAACCAGGttagttaaacataatatatggtaggtatagtttattgtgtataatatgctgCAGAATGAGAATACTGAGTAGTGAGTACCGTAATatccatacaattttaataaggaatacataaaaatatgacgataatattattaatatttatgtatttttagaaaatgatatTAGTAGCAGTGATAGTAGCGACCAGTCTGAAATGccatcaaaaaaatttgtttttactttttcggtGGACGAATGGAAAACCATTCAACCACaagaaattaagtataaaatgattGATAAAACAAGACCTATGCAAAACTCCAGgtttattcaatgtttttttttttttttttttttttaatttgaagtaatgtaaataaattaaattgtttgttttagattatattatgttttgcctAAGTCTAATTGGACTCCTATTATGGCTGAACATTTTTGGGAGCACACTAGATTACCATGTTGCTTATCATTTAAAAGGGCAAAAGTTACCCCTGATGGATGTAATTATGTAGTAGTTGTTGCGCGATGTACTATTTGTGAATCACACTTTAAAGGAACTATATATGAAAGACCAGCAGAAAACTCTaggtaatattctattattgatggtacttattaattttaaatttctaatgttagtaaatattgataattttagagTACTAATGAACTGTATTTATACCGGCAATGAAGAACATACAATTTCACGAAAACGACGAATGTTAGGACTTATGATAAGTAAGTACACAACATCCATTGTTAATGAAGGCGTATCATGTGAAACTACCCGGGAACGAGAAGCTGCTCGTTTAATGAAAATAGGtgagtaaagaaaaaaacaatacctaatactaaacaacttaaaaattaataatattgagtcttgtgaagtatttttatgttactctaaatacaatttttttttaaattcatttttaagtattaaaatactgtaaaGTCTGTTTTATCTATAATGGAATGTccctaaatattgataaatgctCCGTTATTTCAtactctttaaaaaaaaaaatacctactatactttataattatgttttacataatacaaatctaacacgtaaatacattattaaagacCTAGGAGTTTCATTTGACTCAAAATTATCATGTTGATTCTATTCggaataaatcataatatatgaagtTGGGATTATTAAAACGTATGTGTAGTGATTTCAACGATAGTTCagcttcaaaaatattattattattattattaattattttgtacaaacattttacaaaaatgtttaaaattaaaaaaatgccaCATTTACTGTGTCACGTGttcttattgaaatttttaagaaaaatgaaaatctaataattctaTCAATATCAGTTGAAATAtatgtgaataaatatatttgcctCTAAATAGCCAAATACGTTATAGTATTTCTGAAATCGTTAAAATCTATTgtaagtatagtaatataataggtacttatactaatgtacaatatacattcatatcatatagtatacaataaaaaaaaataaaagctattTGCATATTTGCATAGGCGAAACTGGACACTTTTATTAGGGCAGgccaaatgaaaaatataaaaaaaaaatttctattgaCTACTTTTTATAgcaattttgtatatatgtatataatgaatttttctttacaatttaaatatttaataattaatacatttattaaagatatacacaaattataatttatttattttttattttttactatttaaattattattattaaaatgtccatggctatataatgttaaaaaaaaatacatattatatatgattttttttaatgaaagattatatttctgtatatttagttttaaaactattccgaattgttttcatttaaattttgataatttacacACTTGTCCTGTATCacgtgttaaatataatataaaaatattgaatttttcaatgaaattatatgaacagaaaaacgataaaattgataaactaTAACTATCGATAAGAAAAACACTCAAGAAacgattatgatttatgatcgttgtttcatttaaataaaaataatcactgtcgaaaataatattgaacaaaattaattattatcctcGTTGTCACACACAGTCTATTTGACAGGTTTGtgactttaaaaatacatgtgaattcaacaaacaataaataattgttttaaaaagcaTTAAATGATAGCTTGACTTCTTGGACAATGAAGGTATGAAAGTACacgaaataatgtaaattaattacaatgagttatttgaaaaattataaatgccaGATCTTTTAAATAGCGACTAACGGgggttaatacaattatttggtgatgtattaatgtgtataataataatatggtattatattttaaataataatattaaaatcctcTATTTATCCTATCTAtcctatatctataaaaaaaaatattctaattaccTATCCATAATTGTGTAATGTTAAACGCAAGAATCTTGTAGACAACCGCTGACGCCGGtcaatgacaaaaatataaatttatagtaaaataaataatgtgaaaatatttaagtacgtataattaacaataattttccaCGGGTATATCACCACGTAACAAACATTACCGACTGGCGACTTGTTACGTACAACTAACTACCTAATACTtgctatacctaatataaaataaaggtcaaatgtcaaaattaaacaatataactaataaaaccgATTATTCGAGTACATAGATATAGACTATACGACTTCATATttctataatcaatgttaaaaatgaatgttattattatgttcatattGTTGtagtatgtacaatttttaatttaagaaattaaatattcacatATTCTTATACTTCTAATAGGTATACGAGCGGTATAATAATCGTGTAGTAGGTACGAAacatttaaacgaaaaatttcacaaattttatttgcgaaaaataaagtttttaattttaaataaatatgctattagtcatttaaaaaaaaaaaaatcattttattaggtactttctatattataatcctcatttgtacctatataaatatagtatatactatgtactacctatatgatattataatattaaataaaacgtacaaatgtatacgtttacatgtataaatatattatttataatgcctaaataattattaaaatatataatatgtacaaattttTAGCCAGTATTAGGTCAGGCCAAGGCTTGACTGGCCTGACCCGTAGTTTCGCCTATGGGCCTATTTGTACAAATACTCTGCAAGCACtcgtaaaatacatttttataatagtattttaaaattatttaaaattcttttttattagaataccagtattagtattttaatatttttttaaaattattttttacaagactaataatattgtattaatataatcaatattatacactataatttataaagagtaaagttttttaaatatatattattcgggacggttatataatcaaaaaatactcatatatttgaaaagtattttaaattttgagcgGAGTAACAAATTATCTATTGCTTTTacattgttgtatttttttgtgtctgtataCAAGTTTTATAGTAGAAAATGCAGCAATTTTCAAATCTAAGGGTGGTATAGTCGTACAGATAGATAATTGGATTaaatttatacgttttaaatttcaaattttaaaatagcttttagcttacaaattaattttgataaaagaaaaaaacattggCAAGAGGGTATTGCTCTGGTACGTACAGTAAATGTCTAGTGGGTAACTAATGgatatgttaattttgaattcaattttattatattacaataaattgtataaatgcgaaaaaaatgttctaatcGGAAGGGACAGTcaattgtatagtatatttgatGATCAGTACATGTTTTGATATTAacatagaattattaatattacgtgagattaattacatttttttccaaaatcaatacatttattttattgtattattaatatttgtttattataatagtgtatttatgtcttattatattattatcaattttcattaaatcttAAGTAAATACCACCTTCCAGTTATATGGTATTGattcatgataaataattcgataatatcttaaaattaatttacatattttgtaaatttcattgcacatattaaaaattataatctgtgAAAAGTCCCCACGaataacgtttttgaaaaagtaattaaCGTTTTTAATCTTCGttcaaatataggtaggtatattaaatttcttctattttaactttaaatgcctacatactaaaaaaattgtgtccgttttttttttaaatttttgtttaaataaaaaattgaactccaaatgtttgtaattaaaataatatcatatgtagctttaatattttttaattgctcTAATAAGACTTTAAGGAACCTTGCATTAACTTAACaagcatttataaaatgaacaatttttttttatttatatcagtatttaaaaaacttaaacaaattttaaacatcagatgttattgtatataggtaaataagataaatactataaattataaagtaaaaataatatttcatttaatactttatactttttaatattatgtttaggcATAGGCGCAACTAGGGTCAAAAATCTGAGGgggctaaaaatatttacaagtctcatgtttaacaaaaaaatgttctaccCCTCATAATCACCTAGCAATGGCTTATATAGGAAATGTTTAAAGAGTAATGTGACaaaagcaaaaaatattaaattatttgttaataaggTAGGTAAGCATGTTTTGACAATACAGTTATAAGTAACCTGGTTATTAATTCAGTAAAAATAAGCTATGTATACTTACTTGAGttactcaaaatatataataaaattaggatgttattataacacttataaCATCTTAACACTTCCTTTTTACATGTTACTgtctaatcaataaaaatagagagcttaaaaaaataatactttattaataaaaggtattgtttattatgaacaataatgtttttaaacaaaattatattgaataaaaaaagtatacattttagaagTACAAagtaaaagaattattttatcatacaactattataataaattacatattatttaatattatttaacttattaagtacctaactcataagtcataacacataacatattgttggtattattatttaatattttatattaaagtaagaCGCCTAtccttttttgaaaatttatcaaCAATGACCTGAGTGTCAATTATATTAGCAATGTCTCtttctatacataaaatagataaattaccAAATCTTTCTTGTCCCATACTACTTCTTAACCAATTTTTTATACGCCTCATTGAGGAGAATGAGCGTTCGCATGTAGCTGAACTTATAGGTATTGTTACTGCAACTTGTAACAGCTTATATAAATTtggataaatatgtttttccacaactttttttaaatcattaaaatcaaaatctttttttgaGACTTTTAAACAATTGTTTGCAACTATCATTTCGGACCTTAAACTGTCGATTGAAATATTCACAATATCctgaaaggaaaaaaaatattatgatagataattaataattttaaatcttactaAAGATAATTAACtgatttaagaattatttcaggcaataaataattttattattatattagaatttattaaattttactatatttatctattattcttAGTACCTTATAATGATCAATGAAGTACAATGAATTTGTATAGTccaaattacaaaatgaatCAATTGAATTAGCCATTAATAAACTTTCATCTGAAaatctgtattttaaattattaattacagtaTCCATGATACACATATACGCTGTAGTTTTCCAAAAGGTTTCAACTGAAGTTGATTCTTCAATTTCTTCTGCTCCTGTGGTTGTGATAAGGACATAATCATGAAGATTTTTTGGTTCTCTTCGTTGTCGTTTTGATcctttttatcaaataaataaatatataagtagaagttttacaatataaattttattatgaaacaaaataacttaCCCTTTGATGGATTTTGTAAACATATACCAATTTTTTCTGctatatgcattatttttcTCCAGacatttgaaaattcattATCAGATCTTAAGTTTTCAAAAGTTGTTATCACACcaagaattacatttttagacaTACCAAGAGTtgcacatttattttgtaaagtatTACTCAAAACATTTATGATACTCAACACTTCTTTCAATATAGTAAGTACAACTACAAACTCACTTTTTTgtattgaacttaaaattcctgaaacaatataaaaaaaacttatattataggtatcagaataaattatttttaaaattattatttacccatAGCCTGAGCGACATCTTTGTCAGCTTGTTCTTCtacttcataatttaaaaaatctactattgctgtataattatttagcatAGCTTCACAATTTTTGTAACGACAGACCCACCTTGTGTcacaaattcttaaaatattacctttttttattcCTAATTTTGACTGGATttcagataattttaaatggttagAAGGACGTGAGAAGTGAACAAATACAGCTTCTAATATATTGAACACATTACGAGCactcttaaaatgtattaagttaataattaatttatcaaaatttacataaataataataagtatttctttcatacttttatgtttttacacaTATCAACCACAACTAGGTTCAAACGATGTGCCATGCAATGTGTGTATATTGCACTAGGATATAATTCCTTAATTTTAGCTTGTACACCATTCAGTCTGCCACTCATCACACTTGCTCCATCAAAAGACTGagctattattttaagtgtacTTATATCAATAGTTTGAGTCTTAAAAAAATCTGTAATAGctgctaaaatatt from Aphis gossypii isolate Hap1 unplaced genomic scaffold, ASM2018417v2 Contig00521, whole genome shotgun sequence harbors:
- the LOC126554493 gene encoding zinc finger MYM-type protein 1-like — its product is MSKNVILGVITTFENLRSDNEFSNVWRKIMHIAEKIGICLQNPSKGSKRQRREPKNLHDYVLITTTGAEEIEESTSVETFWKTTAYMCIMDTVINNLKYRFSDESLLMANSIDSFCNLDYTNSLYFIDHYKDIVNISIDSLRSEMIVANNCLKVSKKDFDFNDLKKVVEKHIYPNLYKLLQVAVTIPISSATCERSFSSMRRIKNWLRSSMGQERFGNLSILCIERDIANIIDTQVIVDKFSKKDRRLTLI
- the LOC126554492 gene encoding zinc finger protein 862-like, which gives rise to MCADQVKEIILNQIVNVGFFAIMCDEARCYREEQLSICVRYVVDLQVYERFIGFVNVSSGQDANNILAAITDFFKTQTIDISTLKIIAQSFDGASVMSGRLNGVQAKIKELYPSAIYTHCMAHRLNLVVVDMCKNIKV